In Runella sp. SP2, the genomic window AAAAAATTAAAAACCATGTCATCCAAATCAATTAAAATTACGGGCTGGGTCTTAACCGCTATCTTAGGGCTACTGTTTGCTTTTAGTGCTTTCCTAAAAATTACCCAAAACGAAGCCGCTATCGCCCAAGCGAGCGCCATTGGCATCGATGCCCATACGTACCGTCTCATCGGATTTATTGAAATTGTGTCGTTGGTATTGTTTCTCATTCCACGAACGGCCATCATTGGTGCTTTCTTTCTCATCGCCTACATGGGCGGTGCCATCGCAACGCACCTCCAACACCAACAACCTGTCGGAATGGCCATCGGCGTGCAAGTGATTCTCTGGATTACCATTGCCGTACGCTTCCCCGATTTGCTCCAACGCGTATTTTCGCCTAATTTAACAACGCATTAAATACTACAATCAACTACAGCTATGAACCAACGTACCATTAAATTTGCCTTTACCCCCAAATTCCATCAAGGTTTTTTAGGGAAAGGCCATGCTGCGGCAGCACTCATTGACGGGCAACATTTCCCCCAAACCGACCCGTTTTTTTTACTCATGGACGACCAGCTCAACCTACCTGGTGGCCCACCCGTAGGAGGTCCGCACCCACACGCGGGTTTTGAAACCGTCACTTTTGTGGTCAATGGTGACGATAAGGAATGGAAAACAGGCAGCCTAGAACTCATGACGGCAGGACGAGGGATTGTTCACACCGAAGAAATCAAGGAACAAACCACGCTCCGGATTTTACAATTGTGGTTGGTTTTGCCGCCCGAAAAACGGTGGATAGAACCTTCTTGGCAAAAATTAACGCTCGACAATGTACCTACGCTCCAAAACGAGCAAGGTACGATACGGGTATATAGTGGAAGTAGCCATGGCCTCACCTCGCCTTTGCACAACCACACCCCTTTTACCTTGGTTGATTTCCAACTCAATGCCACCTCGGAAGCCACCCAACAGCTACCTGCACACTACAACGGATTTGTTTACGTTCTTGAGGGAAGTGTAAAAGTTGGCGGTCGCCAGCTAGAGAAAGGCCAAGTAGGATGGCTGGATTCATTGAACGAAACGGAAAGCGAACTCCATTTTCAAAGTACCGAACAGGGCGCTCGTTTTGTATTATACGCAGGACAGCCTCACCAAGCTCCCATCGTCAGCCACGGGCCGTTTATTGGCGATACGCAGGAAGACATTGTACGACTGTATCGCGAATACCGTCAAGGTAAAATGCCTCATTTGAATGAAATTTGACACCATAGACTATTTACAAACAGGAAACGAGCGGCAGCAACGCGCGTATGACGTACTGACCAACCACCGAATTTTGGCACAACTCGCGCCATTTTCGCCTGTGTTGGTCGGTACGATTCCTATCAATATTGACATCGAAAGCAGCGACCTCGATGTCATTTGCCAGTGGTCAGACAAAAGCGAATTTGCGACGGCGCTCCATTCGTTGTTTGGCCATTATCCCAATTTTACCTTTTGGGAAAATCCCACTCATCAAGCCGTCGTTGCACATTTTATAGTCGATGGGTTTGAAATTGAGGTATTTGGCCAAAACATTCCCATCAAAAATCAAAACGCCTACCGCCACATGCTGGTTGAAGACAAACTCCTCGCCCAACACGGCGAAACTTTTCGGCAGCAGATTGTTTCACTGAAGCAGCAAGGCTACAAAACCGAGCCTGCCTTTGCCCTAGCCTTAGGTCTGGAAGGAGACCCTTACCTTGCGCTCCTTGCGTTGGAGGTTTAGACTTTCCAAGTTTGTACTTCGCAAATCTAAAAACTTGGCAAGTCTTTAGTCTTCTTGTTATCCTTGTAAGACTGTTTTTCGACTATCGTTTGTAAACAAACATTCTTATGACTTTTTGGTACAACGCCATCGCTCCCTTTACGCCTCAGTACCACGCTCTTGGACATTCATGGGATAACTATGCGGCTTGGTACGGGTTACATCATTTGAAAGAAATGGTTTCTTTGGACGCGTTGCTCAACCCCTCTGTCGTCGAACCAGACTACAAAAACAGTGAGGACTGGACATATATTATTTGCGATGGCGTCTGGTTGACTGGCTTTTATAGCTCTATTGATTACGTACTTCAACGAACAAAGTCTCTTCATTATCAATTGATTGCGGTCGTAAAAGAGCCTACCGAAGCTTGTCATCAAATAGCGCTCGATGGCTTTGAATTTATAGGTTATGACCTACTGGATGACGCCTATTCAATCAGTACTTTAACCAATTGTACGGGAATAGCAAGCACCCTCATGCCAGACGATTTTAATGAACACGGACTTATCAGTGATTACAATCGGGCGATTTTGGCCCAAAAAGAATTTGTTGAATTTAACCCCAATGAACCACACTCACGGTGTTATCTGATGGCGGTTTGGCGGCAAAAACTTGAGATGTTTTCCTAAATATTAAAATTCCCCTTACCTTTGTCGCATCATTTCGGCGTCAGATACAACAGCCCCTCTGCGTCCAATTTACTACTTCCATGTGAGATTCACTTTCTTTCCGATTCAATAAATAGCCCCGTCGCGATGCGGCGGCACATGCTTTTTTATTCACTCCTAAAGAAAGAAATCATGCTGATTCTCCAGAATATTTCCTATACACATCCCAACAAATCGCGGTTGTTTGATGACCTTCATTTGACCGTAAATACCCACGAAAAAATCGCTTTGATTGGCAACAATGGCTCAGGGAAATCAACCTTGTTGAAAATTATTGCGGGTGAACTGAATCCTTCTACTGGCCAACGGGCAATACAAGCTGCGCCCTATTATATACCACAAGTAGTGGGACAATTCAACCACCTGACGGTCGCTGAGGCACTTGGCGTCGCCAAAAAACTAACTGCTTTGCAAGAAATATTGGCAGGCAATGTCACCGAAAAACACCTTCTTGTACTCGACGACGATTGGACGCTAGAAGAACGGATTCAAGAGGCTTTTGCCTATTGGCAGCTCACTGAGATTGGCCTTACAGAATCGTTAGCGACCTTGAGTGGCGGGCAAAAAACAAAGGTATTTCTAGCAGGAATCGATATTCACAATCCCGACCTTGTTTTGCTCGACGAACCTAGTAATCACCTAGATACGGCAGCTCGACAATTGCTTTACGACTTTATTGAGTCCACCTCCAAAACGCTCATCGTCGTCAGCCACGACCGCACCTTGCTCAATTTGCTTGATACCGTTTGCGAACTTGGGAAGCGAGGAATTACGGTATATGGCGGCAATTATGATTTTTACGCCGAACAAAAAGAAATCCAGTCGAATGCCCTCCAGCATGACGTTCAAAGCCGTGAAAAAGCACTTCGAAAAGCCAAAGAAAAGGAACGAGAAACCCTCGAACGCCAACAAAAACTGGATGCGCGCGGAAAACAGAAGCAAGAAAAAGCGGGCGTGGCGCGCATTATGATGAATACCCTGAGAAACAATGCCGAAAACAGCACCTCAAAGTTAAAGAGTGTTCATAGCGAAAAAATTGACGGCCTTGCCCAAGAACTTCGCGAACTCCGCTCGTCCCTTCCCGACATCGACAAGATGAAGTTTGGGTTTAACAACTCTTTTTTGCACAAAGGAAAAATCTTATTTACGGCCGATCAACTCAATTTTGACTATGGTCACAAGTCGCTTTGGTTGGAAAACTTAAACTTCCAAATCGTTAGCGGTGAGCGCATTGCGTTGAAAGGATTGAACGGTTCGGGCAAAACCACCTTGATAAAACTCCTGTTGGGTTCGCTCCAGCCATCGGCTGGAACGTTGCATCGCGCGGTGGGGCAAGCGGTGTATATTGATCAAGATTATTCATTGATTGATTCGCGTTTGAGCGTTTTACAACAAGCACAACGTGCCAACAGCGCGGCGCTGCAAGAACACGAAATCAAGATTCGTTTGCATCGGTTTTTGTTTGACAAAGAAACCTGGGACAAGCCTTGCGGCGCGTTGAGTGGCGGCGAGCGAATGCGCTTGATGCTGTGTTGCCTCACGATTGGAAGCCAAGCTCCTGACCTGATTGTGCTGGACGAACCGACCAACAACCTTGATATTCAAAACATTGACATTTTGATTGCGGCCATCAATGAGTACCAAGGCACACTACTCGTAGTTTCGCACGACGCGCATTTTTTGGAACAAATACGGGTTGAACGTACAGTATCGCTTTGAAAAAAACGTCGAAGAATGTTATCAAAAATTAGTTACTTTTAGACAGAAATAACATCAACTCTGTCAAATCACGTTTGTCCAACCTCTTCTTTTGCCATGCAAAACGATTTTATTGAAAGCGCTCGTAAGCAATTTGAATACTATAAACTGCTGGGCGATAAAACCATGCAACAGCTCAGCGACGAGCAGCTGTTTTGGAACTACAACGAAGAAAGCAACAGTATAGCAACCATTGTAAAGCACCTTTGGGGCAATATGCTTTCACGTTGGACCGACTTTTTGACCACAGATGGAGAAAAGGAAAGCCGCAACCGCGATGCTGAATTTATCAACGATGCCACCACCCGTCAAGAAGTATTTGAACAATGGGAAGAAGGCTGGGCCTGCCTTTTTCAAGCCCTTGATGCTCTGAGTTCTGACGACCTCACTAGAATTATTTACATCCGCAACCAAGGCCATACTGTAACGGAAGCCATTCATCGGCAACTGGCACATTACCCCTACCATGTGGGGCAAATAGTTTTTATTGGCAAAATGCTTGCTACACAGTGGGCTTCATTATCGGTACCGCGCGGAAAATCAAGTGATTTTAACCAAGAAAAATTCTCCCAACCAAAACTACGTGTCCATTTTACGGACGAAATTTTGAAAAAAACGTAAAATTGCACTCACATTATCCCTAATTTCTATGCAAGAACGCGAACAAATCATACAGGCGTACGTCGAAGCCTACAACCAATTTGACGTAGAAGGGATGTTGGCTCACCTCGACGAAAATGTGCAGTTTGAGAACGTTGCCAATGGCGAAGTCAATCTTCATTTAGAAGGGAAAGAGGCCATTCGTCAGCAAGCAGAGCAGTCAAAAGGCTATTTTTCAGAACGTTGCCAAACCATCATGTCTTTCAAACACGAAAATGACTCTTGTGAAATTGAAGTGGATTACGAAGCCGTTTTGGCCATGGATTTACCAATGGGACTCAAAAAAGGCGACAGAATTCAGTTAGAAGGCCGCTCTATTTTCCAATTTAAAAACGACAAAATCATCGCCCTGACGGATATTAGCTGATGTTTGGTTTTTAGTTGAGGGTTTGGGGTTTCATTGCCTCTTCACATTTTAGAAGCGGTTTTAGACTTCTCCTATCGTCGAGGTGACAAAGCCCCTTTACCAATTTGCCCATTTACCATTTGCCCCTTACTCTTTGCGCCCTTGCCCATTTGATTAATTCCCCTTTCACACGCTATTTCATTTATTCTTACGTTATTTTTGTAAATCCTAACCCAGTACGGAATGACGCGTTTTGTAGGCATAATTTTAGTCGCTTTTTTTGGTTTGTTGGTGAGTGCTTGTGCCGTGTTCAAGTCATCGCCTCCGCCTGCTAGAACAACCACCAAAACACCTGCTACCAAACGTCCCCTACTGACCAAACCCAAAGGCGCTTACCAAAATTACGTGCGCGACATCGTGCGCACGGCTCGTGCTTACACAGGCACGCCTTACCGCAGCGGCGGCAACGACCGCAAAGGCATCGATTGCTCAGGGTTGATTTGCTCGGTTTATACCGAAGTGGGGCTCAAAGTTCCGCGCATCTCGTGGCAGCAAGCCGAGTTTGGCACCGAAATCGAAGAAGTACACGACATCCGTCCTGGCGACTGGATTTTCTACGTACCCGATGCGGGCAAGGCAGGCTACGTTTCGCACGTGGGCATTGTGACGGAAGTGCACGGCAAAAACGACATTCTATTCATTCATGCTTCGTCGTCCAAGGGTGTCCGCGAAGACAACCTCTTTTCTAAGTACTTCAAAAACCGTTTTGTGAAGGCCATGCGGCCGTTTTAACCCCCAATATTCCGCCCCGCAATCACTCCCGTAGTCCAAGCAGCTTGGAAGTTATACCCGCCTGTGATGCCATCAACATCAAGCACTTCACCCGCAAAAAATAACCCACGGACGTGGCGGCTTTCGAGGGTTTTGGGATGGAGATTGGCTAAATTGACGCCCCCGCAGGTCACAAATTCATCTTTAAACGTGGTTTTTCCCTGCACTTCCAACTGAAAATTGGTCAGTTGCTCTACCAAGCGGTGGAGGTTTTTGGCGGGCAAATCGGCCCAGCGCATGGTATCGGGGATATTGGCGAGCTCGACCAATTGTTTCCAAAGGCGCTGTGGTATTCCAAAGGGGGCTTGGGTTGGAACAAATTTCCCTTTCCACTGCACGTCGCGCTGCATGGAGGTCAGTTGCTCTTGTACTTCGTTCGGCTTCTGGTTGGTAAAGTTGATTAAGGAGATAAATTGGTAATTTTTAGAAGCCAACTCCCGCGCGCCCCAAGCCGACAAACGCAGTACCGCAGGCCCACTTACGCCCCAATGCGTAAACAACATCGGCCCCGCTTCGGTCAGTTTACTTCCCGCCAATTTTACGCCTACTTTCCCTACCGATACTCCCATCAGGTCTTTCAAGGGCAATTTGGGTGCATTGAAAGTAAACAAAGAAGGCACGGGCGTTTCGATTTCTAACCCCAACGTAGCCAACCAATCGTAGCCCGACAACTGCGGATGCCCTCCCGAAGTCACCAAAACTCTATTTACTTTCAGCTCTTCTCCCGACTGAAACCTTAGCAGAAACTGCTCTCCATCAGCCACAATGGCGTTGACGCCCGCACTCGTGCGCACCTCCACGCCCGCCCGCTGCGCCGCTTGTTGCAAACAGTCGATAATCGTTTCGGAACTGTCAGTCGTGGGAAACATCCGCCCGTCGGGTTCGGTTTTGAGGGCGACGCCTCGGCTTTCAAACCACTGAATGGTGTGTTGATTGTTGAAAATTTCAAACAGCGGTCGTAAAAACTTTGCGCCGCGCGGATAGCCTTTCACCAGTTCGGGGAGCGATGGCGCAGCATTAGTGACGTTGCAACGGCCCCCGCCCGACACCTTTACTTTACTCAGGACGTTGCGGCTTTTTTCAAAAATAGTCACCTTGGCGGTGGGAAAAGTCTCGGCGGCGGTGATGGCGCCCATAAATCCAGCGGCCCCGCCGCCAATAACTGCGATGTGTAGTGATTGCACGTTTTGTTGGTCTAATATCGGCTCGAAAGTGCGGAAACTTTTGGGAAGTTCAAAAAAAACGTTGCGTTGTTCGACCTTCTGTACCGTTCTTTGCGTTTTATACCAAAAAACAGAGAACAAACATTTCAGCATGTATTATCGAAAAGGCTTGCGTTGGGGAAACACCCTGATTTTGTTATTTACTTTTATTGCCATCGGGCTGGTGCTTCATTACCGTGGCCGTACCAAACCGCTAGTTTCGTTTTGGAACGACGTAAAAAGTGTATTTATATACCAAGAACGCTCCTCGGATAGAAATAACCCCTACAAAAACCCTGAACCTACCAGCACGGCCTCCGACGACCGAACGTCGTATGAGGATGTAGCCTCGGACGACCGTACCGCTTCTAGCAAAGATGACCGTAGTTTATTAGAAAAAGAAGGAATTTCTTCACGCTCCGAAAGCACTACCTCTTCTGACGACGATGAACCTGAACCTACTTCTTCCAATGCAGGCGATTATTCAAAAACAAAGGATTTTGGTTTACCCGCCATTGGTTCCAACGACCAAATCATCCGCCACCACCGCATCACGCTTCGGTACCGCGAACAATACGAGCAAGCCGATTGGGTCGCCTATAAATTGCTGGGCGACGAAGCCCGCGCGTACCTTTCTCGCGATGGCAACAAGTTTGTCCCCGACCCGCTCGTAAAAACAGGTTCGGCTACGCACGCTGATTATACGCGCTCGGGCTACGACCGTGGGCACTTAGCACCTGCGGGCGATTTTAATATTTCGCCCGACGATAAGCAAGAAACGTTTTACATGAGCAACATCAGTCCGCAAGTGGGTGATTTTAACCGTGGGATTTGGAACGATTTGGAGCAAAAGTTTCGTCAATGGGCGCAGCGCGACGAAGAATTGTACATTGTTACGGGACCCGTTTTAAAACCTGGTTTACCTACCATTGGTAAAAACAATGAAATTGCCGTTCCCGAAATGTATTATAAAATTGCATTGTGCCTCACCGACCGCCAACCGCGCATGATTGGGTTTCTGATGAAGAATGAGTTTTCGAGCGAAAACCTTAAAACATTTGTGGTCAGTGTGGATGAAATTGAGCGCCTCACGGGCATTGATTTTTTTCCTAAACTTCCCGACGCACTGGAGAAAAAACTGGAAAGCTCAACGACGACTCAAGGCTGGTTTTCGGCTAGAAATTAATTCTGACATCGACTTCGTGGGTTTTGGTATCGACCACCAAAACCCCTTCCGTTTCATCGTCAAGCTGTTTTAGTAATCCTTCGGGTGACCAAGCTGCACTTTTCCCAATTCCTACAAAATCTTCGCACGGCCCCAAACAATTGGCAATCAACACCGTCATTGAATGCTCTTTCGCTAATTTGGAAAGAATTTCCGCCGATTTTTCCATGCCCGATGCGGTTTTAGCTACGCTGGCTACGTAAACTTTTGCCCCGCTGTCGATCGCACATTGGGCATGTTCTGCCACCGACAACTCATAACAAATCGCTAGCGCAACCGACTCGCCGTTTACCTCAATCGTTGGGAAATTTTCACCACTGACAAAAAACGGCTCTTCGTCGGCGTGAAGGTATTTTTTGGAATAAACCAAACGCGTTTGATACGGTCGAAACAACACCAAACTGATGTGTACGCCAGCCGCACTTCGGGTGGGCATCCCTACCCCAATTGTCATGCGATGTAGGTTACTCAGTTCTTGAAATTCCTCCAACGACGCATCGTCACTCTCCACCGCCAGACTTTCGGCCAAAAGCGGCTCGTAATTAGTCAACGACAATTCAGGAAACACTAGGAAATCTGCTTGTTTCTCCGCCGCAAGCGCCACAAAACGCAGGTGCTTTTCTTTGTTTTGGGCAATATTTCCTTTGAGCGATTTTAATTGTGCTACTGCAATTTTCATAAAAAACTAAGCTTATTTAATGCGTAAAACCACAATTCCGCTGTGCTTTTTGACCCGTTGAAGGTAATCTGACAAGGTTTCAGTCGCCAAAATCACTTTTTTAGTTTCGAGCGAAGCATGCAACAAATACGCTCGGCCGTTGCGTTTTACCACAAATCCTTCGTGGTTAAAATCCAATCCCTCAATGCCCGATGTGATGCCAACGATGTCACCGTCTTGTAGTTTTGGTTCAATGCTTTCTACCTCTTTTTTGGGAAGATAATGCCACGATTTGCCTGACAGCTTTGCCTCCACTTCTTGGGTCGTCTGAAAGTCTTTTTCTTCGGCCAAACCCGCATAAGCCGAGCGGTGCGACGTCATAAAATTGATGGAAGGTTGAATTTTTGTCCCTCCTAATTCTTCCGTCACATCGTCAAAAAGTCCCTTGGCTTCGCCCTGAATTTTCCATTCCAAAAAATAATGCAAACGCGAACCGTAGCCATCAATGATGCCGTTTCGGTAACGCATTTGCACCAATTGATTTTGGAACTGCATGTAAGATTTTTGGTGGTGACGGGCATGAGTTATTGCCAACACCGACTCCACAAAAGTATAACAGTCAAATTCTCGAAGGTTACACACCAAGTTTTCGGGCGAACGCTCTAGGGTATGCGCTACGTAGGGAGTTCCCACAAAACTTTTAGCCACTGCTATAGCCGTAGCGGTTTTTGTGGTTCCTTTCTCAACTTGAATTTTTTCCGCAAAAATGGTCTGATTCAAGTCAATAACGACCCATATTCCCAAAAATAAACTCAGTAGCGTCTTCATTTTTTTGTTTACTATTTGTGCTGTGTTGGGTTTACTGTTCGTGTGGGGGGTTGCTCACAACCCGTTTATCGTGCTAAGGGTTGCTCACAACCCGGCTACCTTACAATCGTCGGGTTGTGAGCAACCCTCCACACACAGAAAGCAACCCTCTCCACAAACGTGCGCAACCCTCCACACACACATGAGCAACCCTCTATCCCACCTTCCATTCAAAAGTGATGGCTTGCTCAATGTCTGGATGTAAGCTCAGTGCTACGGGGCAAGTGTACGCCGCTCTCTCCAATTTGGCTTTTTCAGCCTCGCTTAGCTCCGTGCCTGTGAGCATCGACAGCTTCACTTCTACTTTCGCAATTTTACGCGGAGGCTCCGCCGACATTCCTTTCGTGATTTCCATTTGTGAACCTTTCAAGTCGATTTCATCACGACGGGCTACAATCCCCATGATGGTCATCATACAGCTTCCCAAAGCAGCCGCCACAAGGTCGGTGGGAGAAAACGCTTCTCCTTTTCCATTATTGTCGGTGGGAGCATCAGTTATAATAGTAGTACCCGACTGTAAATGAACAGCTTCGGTGCGCAATTCTCCGAGGTAGGTGGTTTGTACGGTTGGCATTGTTATCTAGTTATAAGGTGTATTGATGTGCAATTTACGGTTTATGAAAAAAATCTGAACCACTCGTACCCGAAAATAGTTTATCTTGCACACTTACAAACGCAACTTTTTTATACCTTTTCACGTAAGTTAACTTGACTATAACAGGTATTTTTGGTAGGTTTAAGTAAAATTTTTGGAAAGTCAGATGAAAGCTGTTTCGACCATAACCATCGCTTTGCTCTTGCTTGTACAAGCTGCATGGAGCCAACAACGCCGTACTAAAACCAATGCCGAAGAAGACGGCGAAGAAGAGTACAGTTCCATTACTACCTATGGAGTAACCACAAACACTAACTCAGGTTTGTTGGGTGGTTTTGTGTTTCGTCATTCTTCTCAAATCGACAAAGAGCTTTTTGGTCGCCATCAATACCGCTATTTAGGTCTTGAGCTTGTCAATGTTCGTCACCCGAAAGAATTGTCGCAGTCAAGCAATACAGGCGCACGTTTCACGCCTGGCAAACAGAACTATCTTTTTGTCTTACGTCCACAATATGGTCGTGAAATTATCTTGTCGAATCGCAACAACGACGAAGGAATTTCTATTAACGGTATTCTTGCCGCGGGTGTGTCACTCGGTATTTTGAAGCCCTATTATATCCAGTACCAAGTCCGTCCTGGCGTAGTTCGTACTGAAGCTTATGACCCCCTCAAACATACCGATTTGGGCAACATCCTTGGTTCAGGTAATATTCTTCAAGGCTTAGGTAATTCTACAATTATTCCTGGTATCAACGCCAAACTTGGCTTTAGTTTTGAGTTAAGCGCCTTCCGTAGCAACCTCACAGGCGTAGAAATTGGCTTCTTAACTGAGCTTTTTGGGAAAGCTCCCGTCATCATTCCTTTTGCCGAAAACCGTAGCTTATTTACCTCGGGCTACGTGACGTTGTTTTTTGGAAATAAAAAATGAAGTCCCTGTTTCAGAACGCTTTACTCTTTTTATTCTCTTGCATCGTCACTTTAGGGATTGTTGAAATGGGCATGAGGTTCTTTGCCAAAAAGGGCCTCAGTTACCTCCAATCTGATTCGTATTTGGGCTGGATTACCCAACGAAACGTCCGCTATGAGCTTACCAAAGTAGATGGCTGCGGGCAGCCCTATTCGCTTTCTTACACCACCAATCAAGACGGTTTTCGTCGGTTTGGTGATACAGCATCTACCCGTCCCAAAGTCCTTTTTATCGGCGACTCTTTCACCCAAGCCATTGATGCTTCCAATGATAGCACCTATTTTTCGCTCTTAGGAAAACAACTCTCTTTTGAAGTATTTGCCAACGGCACGGGCGGGCACGGCACGCTTCAAGAAGCCATGCAACTCGAACAAGTCATTGGCAAAATCAATCCCGACGTAGTAGTTCTTCAATTTTGCGAAAACGACTTTATCAATAACAGTTTTGACCTAGAAAAAGCGAGTATTTACCATAACAACCAACAGCGACGGCCCTATCTCAACCTCCAAGGAAAGATTTATTATGCCAATCCCGTTCAAAACTCCCTTGCCCGTTTTTTGGTCAATCACTCCAAGCTG contains:
- a CDS encoding DoxX family protein; translated protein: MSSKSIKITGWVLTAILGLLFAFSAFLKITQNEAAIAQASAIGIDAHTYRLIGFIEIVSLVLFLIPRTAIIGAFFLIAYMGGAIATHLQHQQPVGMAIGVQVILWITIAVRFPDLLQRVFSPNLTTH
- a CDS encoding C40 family peptidase; this encodes MTRFVGIILVAFFGLLVSACAVFKSSPPPARTTTKTPATKRPLLTKPKGAYQNYVRDIVRTARAYTGTPYRSGGNDRKGIDCSGLICSVYTEVGLKVPRISWQQAEFGTEIEEVHDIRPGDWIFYVPDAGKAGYVSHVGIVTEVHGKNDILFIHASSSKGVREDNLFSKYFKNRFVKAMRPF
- a CDS encoding OsmC family protein yields the protein MPTVQTTYLGELRTEAVHLQSGTTIITDAPTDNNGKGEAFSPTDLVAAALGSCMMTIMGIVARRDEIDLKGSQMEITKGMSAEPPRKIAKVEVKLSMLTGTELSEAEKAKLERAAYTCPVALSLHPDIEQAITFEWKVG
- a CDS encoding N-acetylmuramoyl-L-alanine amidase-like domain-containing protein; the encoded protein is MKTLLSLFLGIWVVIDLNQTIFAEKIQVEKGTTKTATAIAVAKSFVGTPYVAHTLERSPENLVCNLREFDCYTFVESVLAITHARHHQKSYMQFQNQLVQMRYRNGIIDGYGSRLHYFLEWKIQGEAKGLFDDVTEELGGTKIQPSINFMTSHRSAYAGLAEEKDFQTTQEVEAKLSGKSWHYLPKKEVESIEPKLQDGDIVGITSGIEGLDFNHEGFVVKRNGRAYLLHASLETKKVILATETLSDYLQRVKKHSGIVVLRIK
- a CDS encoding DUF4269 domain-containing protein, which encodes MKFDTIDYLQTGNERQQRAYDVLTNHRILAQLAPFSPVLVGTIPINIDIESSDLDVICQWSDKSEFATALHSLFGHYPNFTFWENPTHQAVVAHFIVDGFEIEVFGQNIPIKNQNAYRHMLVEDKLLAQHGETFRQQIVSLKQQGYKTEPAFALALGLEGDPYLALLALEV
- a CDS encoding NAD(P)/FAD-dependent oxidoreductase, whose protein sequence is MQSLHIAVIGGGAAGFMGAITAAETFPTAKVTIFEKSRNVLSKVKVSGGGRCNVTNAAPSLPELVKGYPRGAKFLRPLFEIFNNQHTIQWFESRGVALKTEPDGRMFPTTDSSETIIDCLQQAAQRAGVEVRTSAGVNAIVADGEQFLLRFQSGEELKVNRVLVTSGGHPQLSGYDWLATLGLEIETPVPSLFTFNAPKLPLKDLMGVSVGKVGVKLAGSKLTEAGPMLFTHWGVSGPAVLRLSAWGARELASKNYQFISLINFTNQKPNEVQEQLTSMQRDVQWKGKFVPTQAPFGIPQRLWKQLVELANIPDTMRWADLPAKNLHRLVEQLTNFQLEVQGKTTFKDEFVTCGGVNLANLHPKTLESRHVRGLFFAGEVLDVDGITGGYNFQAAWTTGVIAGRNIGG
- a CDS encoding nuclear transport factor 2 family protein is translated as MQEREQIIQAYVEAYNQFDVEGMLAHLDENVQFENVANGEVNLHLEGKEAIRQQAEQSKGYFSERCQTIMSFKHENDSCEIEVDYEAVLAMDLPMGLKKGDRIQLEGRSIFQFKNDKIIALTDIS
- a CDS encoding pirin family protein, which encodes MNQRTIKFAFTPKFHQGFLGKGHAAAALIDGQHFPQTDPFFLLMDDQLNLPGGPPVGGPHPHAGFETVTFVVNGDDKEWKTGSLELMTAGRGIVHTEEIKEQTTLRILQLWLVLPPEKRWIEPSWQKLTLDNVPTLQNEQGTIRVYSGSSHGLTSPLHNHTPFTLVDFQLNATSEATQQLPAHYNGFVYVLEGSVKVGGRQLEKGQVGWLDSLNETESELHFQSTEQGARFVLYAGQPHQAPIVSHGPFIGDTQEDIVRLYREYRQGKMPHLNEI
- the abc-f gene encoding ribosomal protection-like ABC-F family protein, translating into MSHHFGVRYNSPSASNLLLPCEIHFLSDSINSPVAMRRHMLFYSLLKKEIMLILQNISYTHPNKSRLFDDLHLTVNTHEKIALIGNNGSGKSTLLKIIAGELNPSTGQRAIQAAPYYIPQVVGQFNHLTVAEALGVAKKLTALQEILAGNVTEKHLLVLDDDWTLEERIQEAFAYWQLTEIGLTESLATLSGGQKTKVFLAGIDIHNPDLVLLDEPSNHLDTAARQLLYDFIESTSKTLIVVSHDRTLLNLLDTVCELGKRGITVYGGNYDFYAEQKEIQSNALQHDVQSREKALRKAKEKERETLERQQKLDARGKQKQEKAGVARIMMNTLRNNAENSTSKLKSVHSEKIDGLAQELRELRSSLPDIDKMKFGFNNSFLHKGKILFTADQLNFDYGHKSLWLENLNFQIVSGERIALKGLNGSGKTTLIKLLLGSLQPSAGTLHRAVGQAVYIDQDYSLIDSRLSVLQQAQRANSAALQEHEIKIRLHRFLFDKETWDKPCGALSGGERMRLMLCCLTIGSQAPDLIVLDEPTNNLDIQNIDILIAAINEYQGTLLVVSHDAHFLEQIRVERTVSL
- a CDS encoding DUF1572 family protein encodes the protein MQNDFIESARKQFEYYKLLGDKTMQQLSDEQLFWNYNEESNSIATIVKHLWGNMLSRWTDFLTTDGEKESRNRDAEFINDATTRQEVFEQWEEGWACLFQALDALSSDDLTRIIYIRNQGHTVTEAIHRQLAHYPYHVGQIVFIGKMLATQWASLSVPRGKSSDFNQEKFSQPKLRVHFTDEILKKT
- a CDS encoding DNA/RNA non-specific endonuclease; amino-acid sequence: MYYRKGLRWGNTLILLFTFIAIGLVLHYRGRTKPLVSFWNDVKSVFIYQERSSDRNNPYKNPEPTSTASDDRTSYEDVASDDRTASSKDDRSLLEKEGISSRSESTTSSDDDEPEPTSSNAGDYSKTKDFGLPAIGSNDQIIRHHRITLRYREQYEQADWVAYKLLGDEARAYLSRDGNKFVPDPLVKTGSATHADYTRSGYDRGHLAPAGDFNISPDDKQETFYMSNISPQVGDFNRGIWNDLEQKFRQWAQRDEELYIVTGPVLKPGLPTIGKNNEIAVPEMYYKIALCLTDRQPRMIGFLMKNEFSSENLKTFVVSVDEIERLTGIDFFPKLPDALEKKLESSTTTQGWFSARN
- a CDS encoding carbon-nitrogen hydrolase family protein, which gives rise to MKIAVAQLKSLKGNIAQNKEKHLRFVALAAEKQADFLVFPELSLTNYEPLLAESLAVESDDASLEEFQELSNLHRMTIGVGMPTRSAAGVHISLVLFRPYQTRLVYSKKYLHADEEPFFVSGENFPTIEVNGESVALAICYELSVAEHAQCAIDSGAKVYVASVAKTASGMEKSAEILSKLAKEHSMTVLIANCLGPCEDFVGIGKSAAWSPEGLLKQLDDETEGVLVVDTKTHEVDVRINF